The Ursus arctos isolate Adak ecotype North America unplaced genomic scaffold, UrsArc2.0 scaffold_18, whole genome shotgun sequence genomic sequence ATGTCCGTCACTCTTGGTGCTTGCCCTGTCTAAAGCTCTTCACTGAAAGAGTCAGTTGCCAGCCCAAAAGGATAGAAAGATGTGCAGAACTGAAGAGGAAAAAACGCACATCAAAACAACTCAGATTCTAAATTAAAAAGGATTTAGCTCCATTCAGTGTATCTGGTATGCCGTCTGCTTGAAAAACACCAATTGGAAACATACAAGTAAGGCAGAACATTTTTTTAGATGAGTTTGCATATTTTTTACAAAGTATTCCAAATCCTTAGAAGTAGGTGAAACAgggaaatatttttcctaaaaggATATCAAATTCTCAATCAGCTGGAAAGGCCCTACTATCTATATATAAGGTGTTATAATTTTGATGAGGATGAATGTTAGACGGTTGGGGCAGTAGGCTGCTTGAAATGGAGGTTATCTGACTTTAGGTGAATTGACCAAGACCTGAAAGACTGAAAGCAAGGGGAAGAATGCCCAGGTTGGCCCGTGGAGGCACAGTAGctgcagtggtggtggtgatggtcgtGGTGTGATTTTTGCAAGCTTGTGTTTGTGCTGCTTGTACTTAGTGAGGAGTCACTGGTGAATTATGAAACTCTCTCTTTCTGCAGATTACGCTTCATGTCAGTAGAAATGGACAGCAGCAGTTTTATTCAGTTTGACGTGCCCGAGTACAGCAGCACTGTTCTGAGCCAGCTAAACGAACTCCGCCTGCAAGGGAAACTATGTGACATCATTGTCCACATTCAGGGTCAGCCATTCCGAGCCCACAAAGCAGTCCTCGCTGCCAGCTCCCCCTATTTCCGGGACCATTCAGCATTAAGTACCATGAGTGGCTTGTCAATATCCGTGATTAAAAATCCCAATGTGTTTGAACAGTTGCTTTCATTTTGTTACACTGGAAGAATGTCCTTGCAGCTGAAGGATGTTGTCAGCTTTCTGACTGCAGCCAGCTTTCTTCAGATGCAGTGTGTCATTGACAAGTGCACACAGATCCTGGAGAGCATCCATTCAAAAATCAGCGTTGGAGATGTTGACTCTGTGACTGTCGGCGCCGAGGAGACAACAGAGAGTCGTAATGGAGTTAAGGACAGCAGCTTCTTTGCCAACCCGGTTGAGATCTCCCCTCCGTATTGCTCTCAGGTACGGCAACCCACGACGAGCAGCGATCTTCGGATGGAGACGACGCCCAGCAAAGCTTTGCGCAGCCGCTTACAGGAGGAAGGGCACTCGGACCGAGGGAGCAGTGGGAGCGTTTCCGAGTACGAGATTCAGATAGAGGGGGACCATGAGCAAGGGGACCTGCTGGTGAGGGAGAGCCAGATCACCGAGGTGAAGGTGAAGATGGAGAAGTCCGACCGGCCCAGCTGTTCCGACAGCTCCTCCCTGGGGGATGATGGGTACCACACGGAGATGGTGGACGGGGAGCAAGTCGTGGCAGTGAACGTGGGGTCCTACGGTTCCGTGCTCCAGCATGCGTATTCTTATTCCCAAGCAGCCTCACAGCCAGCCAGCGTCTCCGAAGCTTTTGGAAGTTTGAGTAATTCTAGCCCGTCCAGATCCATGCTGAGCTGTTTTCGAGGAGGGCGTGCTCGCCAAAAGCGGGCTTTGTCTGTCCACCTGCACAGTGATCTGCAGGGCTTGGTGCAGGGTGCCGATAGCGAGGCGATGTTGAATAACCCCGGGTATGAGAGCAGTCCCCGGGAGAGGAGTGCAAGAGGGCACTGGTACCCATACAATGAGAGGTTGATCTGTATTTACTGTGGGAAGTCCTTCAACCAAAAAGGAAGCCTGGACAGGCACATGCGGCTCCACATGGGAATCACCCCCTTTGTGTGCAAGTTCTGCGGGAAGAAGTACACACGCAAGGACCAACTGGAGTATCACATCCGGGGCCACACCGATGACAAGCCATTCCGCTGTGAGATCTGCGGCAAGTGCTTTCCATTCCAAGGTACCCTCAACCAGCACCTGCGGAAAAACCACCCCGGCGTCGCCGAAGTCAGGAGTCGCATCGAGTCCCCCGAGAGAACAGATGTGTACGTGGAACAGAAACTAGAAAACGATGCATCA encodes the following:
- the ZBTB34 gene encoding zinc finger and BTB domain-containing protein 34 gives rise to the protein MSVEMDSSSFIQFDVPEYSSTVLSQLNELRLQGKLCDIIVHIQGQPFRAHKAVLAASSPYFRDHSALSTMSGLSISVIKNPNVFEQLLSFCYTGRMSLQLKDVVSFLTAASFLQMQCVIDKCTQILESIHSKISVGDVDSVTVGAEETTESRNGVKDSSFFANPVEISPPYCSQVRQPTTSSDLRMETTPSKALRSRLQEEGHSDRGSSGSVSEYEIQIEGDHEQGDLLVRESQITEVKVKMEKSDRPSCSDSSSLGDDGYHTEMVDGEQVVAVNVGSYGSVLQHAYSYSQAASQPASVSEAFGSLSNSSPSRSMLSCFRGGRARQKRALSVHLHSDLQGLVQGADSEAMLNNPGYESSPRERSARGHWYPYNERLICIYCGKSFNQKGSLDRHMRLHMGITPFVCKFCGKKYTRKDQLEYHIRGHTDDKPFRCEICGKCFPFQGTLNQHLRKNHPGVAEVRSRIESPERTDVYVEQKLENDASASEMALDSRMEIHTVSDAPD